The genomic region TCGGGGGCACAGCCGAGGCGCACGCCAGCACGTTCGGCGGCTTCGAGGAGCTGGGCTCCACTCTCCCTGTCAAGCGAGAACGGCTTCTCGCTCCACACGTGCTTGCCCTGCGCGATGGCGGCGAGCGCAATCTCAACGTGGGCGGCCGGGATAGTGAGATTGATTACGAGTTCAACATCCGGATGATTGATGACGCTTTCGGCGTCGCCGCTGCTCCCGATGCCAAATTCCTTTGCCCGTTCGGCGGCGGCTTCTGGGAAAAGGTCGCCAACTGCGACCACCTCGATGTCAGGAAACGAGATGAGGTTTTCGATGTAGGTCTTCGAGATGACGCCAGCGCCAATCACTCCAACGCGAACCGGGTGCTGAGCTGCCATGGTTACTTCACCCCAATCTGATTGAGGTATGCGTAGCTGTCGGCAACCGCGGTGAACATGTCGCCCCTGGTGTCGTCGAGTTCAACGACCTGCGCAGTAAGGGAGCCGGCCGCCGCCAAGATCTCGTGAAGCGGGAGCACTCCCTGGCCAAGCGCAACCTGATCTTTTGGTTCGCGCGTCGCTGGGCCGTCTTTGATGTGAATGAAGGTCACGCGACTGCCAAGGTCTCGGAGCAGTTGTGGGACATCTGCCCCCGCAACCTGCGCCCAATAGGTATCAATTTCAAGCACAACCGAGGGGTCAAGGAAATCGGTGAGCACCTCGATTGAGCGGCGGTCGTCTACGATCGTCTCGACCTCCCACCAGTGGTTGTGGTAACCAACCGAGATACCGTGCGTTGCACCAACGGCTGCGGCGGCGTTGAGACCGGCAGCGATCTGCTCGATGCCCGATCGAGTTGTCCATTGCTCTTCTGGGACAAACGGGTCGATGACGGTTCCGATGCCGAGCTTGGCGGCCGCCTCGAAGATGTCGTTTTGGTTCTCGGAGAGCAGGGGCGCATGCCCGCTTGGTGCGTTCAGGCTGTGCTGCGTGAGCGCGGCAGCAAATTCATCGGCCCGGTCAACAAACCGGTACGGCTCCACTGCGGTGAATCCGATCTCGGCAACGCGCGCAATCGTTGCGGCAAGATCGTGTTCGAGGGCTTCTCGCAGCGTGTACAGCTGGAGTGAAGTGACGGGCTGAACCATTGACTCTCCTTTGAGCGGCGTCGATCGGGTGTATCGATACTGCCAACCTAGTCTGACTTTTGTTCACTAGCAAGCAAAAGTATTGAATATTTATTAATCTTTTGGTTAATTCATTGGCTTTTGCGGCTTCCTTCGAGCCGGAACTCACCAAAGTGACATCAAAAAGCGCGCCTCCCGTGCTTTAATGAGGGCATGCTGACACAGGTGGGGATCTCCCCAAGCCAATCCGGTGCCGGAGACCTGCTCCACACCATGCACGACGGTATCGCGCGCACCAAAGCGGAAATCATTTCCCTCACAGGGCTCGCTCGCTCAACCGTCACGGCTCGCATCGAGCAGTTGCTCGAACTTGGGTTGCTTCGAGAGCACACCACCGGCGTCTCAACTGGTGGACGCCCACCGGTGCAGTACCTGTTCAACGAGCAAGCCGGAGTCATCATCGGGGTTGAACTCGGCGCGACCCACGGCATCGTTGCCCTCACCAACCTCGCACACACCACCCTCGGCACCGAACGGACAGCGATCAACATCGCAGACGGGCCAGAGACCGTCCTCGATTGGGTTCTCGCCTCGATCGCTTCCCTCCTCGGGGCTTCCGGCGTTGACCCGGCGTCGCTCATGGGCATCGGGATCGGCGTGCCTGGTCCGGTTGAGTTCTCAAGCGGGCGCCCCTTCAGCCCGCCGATCATGCCTGGCTGGGACCGATTCGATATCCCCACCTACCTTCAGCGGACGTTTGACGTACCCGTGCTTGTTGATAATGACGTGAACATCCTTGCGCTCGGCGAACACGCAACGGAGTGGACCCACGCGAGCGATTTCATTTATGTCAAGGTTGCAACCGGAATTGGCGCAGGCATCATCGTCGGCGGCCAACTGCAACGGGGAGCCCAGGGGTCTGCTGGCGATATCGGGCACGTGCCGGTTCCATACAGCGCCGATTCGCTGCGCGAGCCAACCGATGAACGCGACCTCGAAGGCATTGCGAGCGGTACGGCGATCGCGGAGCACCTGACCCGAAACGGCGTTCCCGCCCGAAACTCCAAAGACGTGGTTGAGCTGGTTCGCGCGAACTCGCCAGAGGCGATCGCGGCTACTCGCCAGGCCGGACGCGAGCTCGGAGAAACGCTTTCGTGGATCGTCAGCCTCCTCAACCCCTCAGTAATCGCCATCGGCGGCAGCATCTCCCATGCGGGGGAACACCTGCTCGCCGGCGTCAGGGAAGTTGTCTATAAGCGCTCGACGCCGCTCGCCACCCAGCGACTCACCATTGTTCAGGCCAACACCGGCGAACTTGCCGGCGCGGTTGGCGCAACAATACTGGTGACCCAGCGCATCCTCTCCCCCGAATATGTGGATTCCCTCGTTGCGCAGCTGAGCTAGTTCAGATCCGATTCAACGGTACGAAACACGAAGGTTTCGGCCTCGGCCACGTCGGTGGTCACAGCAAAACGATACTCAGCCGCGGTCGATGCGTGCACCAACTGGAGCCCAGCTGAAGAATCGAGAGTGACAGCAAACCCGCCAGGGCGCGAAACCTCAACAGAGCACGCCCCAGTTCCTGTTGTTGTTTGTTCAAAGAACGCCATTGCGCCGTCGTGCGCAGGCTCAAAGAACATTTTGCAGACGCCGCCGCTGGTTGGCGCTTCCCACAGCATCAGGCGATCCGGCTCACCAGCAACCGGCGCAGATGCACGCTCACCACGCGACTCCGTTGGTGTACCGTCACCCTGCTGTCCAGGAGGCGTTGACTGCTCTGACTGCCGCACCACCGTTGTCACGGAGGGGACGGAACTGGTTTCGTCTTGCCAAACTGAGGGATCGGCGCCCGCATTGCCTGAGGTCAACACGATGGCGGTAACCATTGTCGCCGCGGCAGCAAACGACGCAACCGACCATCCGATGGCCCTCGCGCTCACGGCGCCATGACCAAATATCGAACCAGCAGCCTCGGTACCTGATGCCACGAGCGACGCGTGCGGAAGGACAAAGAGCGCCGGAACCCCGGCGATGATTGCGCCAGAAAGCCGAGTTGTTGCGTTCGAAAGCTCCGCGCGGTTCGTAGTGCAGACCTCACAGCGCTCAAGGTGTGCCTCTAGCCCGCGTCGCTTGAGCGGCTCGTTCAGATCGTTTGCGACGTAGGCTGGGAGCATCGCGGTAAACGGACGGCACTCCTCCGGCGCATTGTCCGACGCGAGGGCGCTGAGATACCCGGTGCGCAGCCCCGTGCGGGCACGGTTGAGCAGGGCGCCGACCGCGTTTCGATTCATGCCGAGCGCCTCGCCAACCTCGTTGAGCGACAGGCCCTCGATCTCCCGATACCAGATCACTTCCTGCCAGCGTTTTGGCAAGTGGTTGAAGGCGTCAACAACGGCAGGATGCATGACGGCGTCGCCAAGCGGTACGTCCTGCGGCACCGAGAGAAACTCAAGGGTGTCTGGCTCAACGGCAACCGATTGAGCGGCATCGGCGTTTGGCCTGAGCGCAACGCTTTTCATCGCGGTGACAAGGTACCACCACAGGGACGCCGTTGGTCCTTTTCCACCGTGGATGGCGTTGATGACCTTGGCAAACGCCTCGGAAACGATGTCTTCGGCCTCAAGCCCATGCGTAGCGTAGCGCCTCGCATGGGCAACAGCCATGCCATAGAGCCGCTCGTAGAGCGTCTCTAGTGCTGACGAGTCTCCGTCACGATACGCGGCAAGGAGCGCAGCGTCGTCAACAAAATCGGCTGGCGTGTTCCCGCCAGGCTCTGCCCGTTGCTTCCTTTCGTCAGCGTTACCCTGATCCGTCATTCCGTTGGCCGTTTCCCCTTCTCCGGCAGCCGCACGACGCGCCGAGCGATGAGCAGCAGACCACCGACACATACAAACAGCAGCGACCAACCGAGGATGGGTTCCTCGCTTCCGGTCACCGCAAGGCCCTTCTGCGTCTCAGGTGCGGTCGGCGCAGATGAGTCAGCAGACGGTTCCGTTGTGTGTTCGTGGCCAGGGCCTGGCTGTTCTGAGGCTGTCGGGGGCGTGATGGGCAGTTTGGCCTCGACCGTCACACTGTAGGTGACGATGGCGGTCTGACCGAGAGCGTCCCTCAGTTCAACCGTGAAGCTGTCTTCACCGGCAAAACCTGGAGTCGGCACGTAGGTCGCAAACCCGTTCTCGAACGTCACCGTTCCGTGTGCTGGCTCCGCGTGGAGCGACGAGTCCTCAAGCATCTGGATGTTGGTGCCCTTCGCTTCACCGATGGGGTCAAAAGCGATGCGCTCAACGTCGGGGGTCACCGTCAGGTGCCGGTCGAGCCCCTGCGGAGCACGAATCACTGTGAGCGTGATCGTCTGCGTCGCGGTCAGCCCCCTGCCGTCAGTTACCACGTAGGTGACGAGGTCTTCGTAGCTCTGCTCGCCGTCGCCCCACGAACGATTGGGGTCTGGAACGTAGGTGACAATTCCGCGGTCGAGGATCGCGTTCCCTGCAAGGGAGGTGAGCGTCAGCCCCTCACCGTCGTCGTTCGCGAGGGGGTCGATAACAGTCTCAAAGGTCGAGGCGACGGTAAATGCGTCGTCAACCCCGGCAAGCCCCGCGTACACGGTGACCGTGTAGGTCGCCGTCGTCTGCTGACCAAAACTATCGGTCACCGTCAGCTCAAAGGTGTAGGTTCCAGCGTCAACACCGGCAGCGTCAAACACGGCGTGCCCCTTAGGATCAAGAATGACGGTCCCCGCCGCTGGTTGACTCGACACGACACATCCGTCAGCGGCAACCGTCGAGGGATTGAGGATGTCCGGCGCGAACGTCACGGTGCCGCCAGAGGGGACCTCGTCGGCATCGTCAGAGACGACGGGGGCGCGCACAACCGTCACGGTTGCAACTGTGCCGCTCAGTTTCCCAAAGGAATCACGGATCTCGTAGCTCACGTCGACTGTCAGCTCGGTCTCATCTGCTGCCCATTCGTAGCCTCTCGCGTCAACGCTCAGCTCATCACCGCGATAGGTAATGCTCACTCCTGGCTCCGAAGACGACGGGGTGCCGCTCAGCGCAATGCCTGAGCCTGAGTCGTTTGCAAGCACGTCAACGGCAGTCGCGGTATTTGCCGGAATCGTTGCGGTATCCGCCATCGCTTCCGGAAGGGCAAACACCGTGATCGTCACCGTTGCCTCTGCGGTCACGCCGAGATAATTCGTCACGGTATACGCCAGGGTGTCGGTGTACACACGCTGACCGGCAAATGCCGCTGGCCAGGCCGCAGAGGCCACGTAGGTCACCGAGCCGCTGGCATCCATTGTGGCGGCTCCGTAGGCGGCCGGTGTGGTGATGCCGGCCGTCGTTTCTGTGCCGACCACGGGAGGGGAGGTCCAGGTGTCGTTGGCTTTGGCATCCACAACCACGGTTGAACCGCGCGAAACGCTCCCCTCGTCATTCACGGCAACCGGCGAAGCGATCGCCTTGCGGAACAGAATATCGAGACCCGTCAACTCGACGCCGAGCTCGGCGGTAATCGTGTCTGGCGAGACCCAATCCCATCCGGGCGCAACAATCGACGCGGTGTATTCGCCAGGCACCATCGCGGGAACCTCAAAGGTGCCAAGCGCGCTGATATCCAGCAGGTATGTCGCGAGTGGGCTCGAGAGTCGCAGCGACATTGCCCCGCTGGCAAACGTTGGGTCAGACACGGTAAGTACACCGTCGTAATCGGTGTCCTCAAATACGCTTCCCATAATCGCCCCTGCGGACGAGGCAAGAGTCACCTTCGCTGCGGCGATAATGCGCTTGACCGAGTTCTCATCGCCGTTTACGGGCGCGGTTTTTCCGTACATGTCGTTCATGAGCGAACCGCCAACGGCCAGACCTGACGCCTTCAGCGTGATGGTTGCTGAACCCGTGTAGCCGGGGCTGATCGGACGATCGGTCACAAACCGAAGGGCCGTCGCGTTTGAGGGAATCTCACCCATCTGCCAGCTGACGCCGGTTGCCCCGTCCGAATTATTGGTTCTGGCAAGTTCGGTTGCGATCTGCTCCGACGGCTCCGTCGTGAACTCAACACGAACGCCACCCATCACGGCCGGGTTTGCGGTCGAGGCGGACGCCTCAATCACGGTAAACCCGGATGCCGGCAAACCCGTTGTCCCGCGCGAATCTCCGTTATACGGCAGGAGGTCAACAAAGGTTCCTACGCCAACGGGGTCGGAGGTTCCGTTCCCCCAGGAGATGACATATTTCATTTCTTCGTCTGGATCGGCAAATCCAGGAACTCGTGTGACCGCGGTTTTGCTTCCCTCAAATGCGGCAACGCCGTTGACCACAATTGTGGAGACTTCTGTGCGGTCCTGGGCCTTTTGCGACGCAGTTGCTCCCGTTGTGTTTTCGTATGATTCAACCGACATATCACTTGACGACCTCACGACGGTCGTCGCCGTGTGGATGGTTCCTGACGGGGTCTGTACCGACTGAAGGACGGGAATAGCGATTGCGGGCAACGCGGTTGCATGGCCCTGGAAGATACCAGGCCCTGCGGCCCCACTCGGTGCTGTCACGTCGCCAAGGTTGAAGAGAATACTGGCGGGGGTGCCGTCGTCGGGTGTGCAGGCTATCCCGTCAGCGCCGGCGTCGCCTGGAACGTGCGAGGCATAACCGGGCAGCTCGACCACCGCATCCCAAACCGGCTCGGCGCAGACGGAGGACATCGTCACCCGAATGGTTGTATCGCGGGCGACACCGGCGGTCATCGACCCAACGGGACCGACCACTATCGGCGTAACCGTTAGAGTACTCACCTGCCCTGGAGCGGAAGATGCACTCTCCCACACGGCTGTTGATCTGATGAGTGCGTCCGCAGCGCGAACGCTACCGCCAGTGACGCTCACCGACTGACCGTTGTAGTTCGAATCTGTGCGTGGAGTTTCGTCAGAACCAAACTGCCAAAACCACGGCACATTTGCACCCTTGAGAAGACTCCTCGATACGGCAGAATCACTTCGACGAAGCGGGGCTACAAGTCCAACGGCTGTGTTTGGCTCAAGGTCCGACAAATAGGTGTAGCGGATACCGGACACGGAAGAAAATCCCCCAACAAGCTGAGCAGGATCGCTTACCCAGCGAACGGATGCTGGATCAGTTGTCTTTCTTTCCGAGTCATCGGCGAACGCATGGTCAGTATATTCAATCCGTTGGTCGGCAGCCGCGACATACACGGTCGCAGCGTGGTTATATAGCGCATCAATCGTTCCTCGATACCCCGCAAACATACCTTTCGGCGTGCTATCAAGGGTGAAAAGTGCAGGGTCCCATGTCATAACGCCCCACGAGTTATGCACCGCCGCACCTGCAGACGGTGCATTTCTCATTCCCGCGAGCGCATCAAATAGTTGACCAGGGACAAGAATCTCTTCGCCCTGAGTGTAACCATGCCGATCACCGAAAAGATAGGTGCCTCGATTTGCCCAAGCACCGCCGTTTGTTCCACGCAAGTCACTCGTTTCCGTTCGCAGAATGGGCTGCCTGAGACAGGCAAGCTGAGCTGCATAGGAAGTATTGGCAGGACAGACGTAGTCGGGATTCTGTCCAGGAGCATATCCATCTCCAAAGTTCGATGCCCCACTCGTTGAAACCGGGTCAAAACCAGAAACTATGTTCCATAATGAAACAGTCTCATTCACAGGAACGGTGGGATCAAAGGGCGTCCACACCGTAATTACAGGCTGGACGCTGGTCCGGTAATCAGCAGAAGTCTCCGGTGCCGTGACAACCTCCATAAAATCGCCCCGGGTTCCGGCAACCGTCACAACGAGGTCGTTTCCTGGTCCGCCAGGCTGCGTCACGGATACCGTGCCAGCGCCCCTTGTCACATAGCCGTTCGTGGGAATAGCTCCTTCGGGAACAGACACTCTGAACGAAAACGAAGTTTGGGTTGCTTCGTATCCTTTGAAATTGCCAGCCGCCGGCAACGTGGCACCAACCAGCACATGGATATCTTGCCGCACACCGGGTTGCCCAAGATGCGTGACAGGATATGTGGCGGAGGAGCCGAACACCCGCATCTCGGTCTTCGCCTCGGCCGAAACCGTCACGCCGGGCGCGGTTGTGGACAGGGCCGCTGCAGCAAATACTGGAGCGACGACGGAACCGTTTCCAGCCGAGGTCACCCATGCGCGTACCTTGAATGATTCTGTCCCGGTGTCAACGTTACGCACGCACGTCCACGTCCGCTTATCGGCGCTCAGCGAGCCGGCAACGTTGCACACGCTCGCGGCTGTTGCGGTGCTGTCCCACTCCATGCCGACCGGCAGCGTTGAGCTGTATGAGATGTCGCCTTTGGCCGAATACGACGAGGCAAGCAGGTACTCAACCTGATCGTTCGATCGCACGATGCCGTTATTTGCTGAACTGTCGTGGCCGGCTGCGTCATCCGCGTCAAACGGCCCCGTGCCATCAAAGCTGACGGAAACGCCAAAATCGCTGACGGCCCCTACCGCAGCGTTGGCTGTTTGAAGTCCGGTGCCAACGGACGAACCGAGCAAGACGCCAATAAGTCCCATGGCGAGTGCCACGACACGGCCGCGGTGTTTGTGTTGGACGGCGGGCGCGCCCAACGTCAAAGCATTCTGATTCACGATATCCCCCAACGGATGTCTGCATGAGACAGCGCGCTAGTTTCCCCTAACACACTGGAAATCACTGATGATTACCTCTAGAGACCGTTTTTTGTCGAGCGTTGTACGCCGCTGCCAAAAAAACTTTCTGCGTCCAAAAGGACTGGTACCCTCGCACCGCTGGTGGAACTGTAAATCCGGTTAGACGGCACCTGACGTGCCGAGCAGGCTACCGATCGCGAAGGTTGCTCCAAGCGCTATTGCGCCGCCAATCACAACGCGAAGCACCGACTTATGTGCTGGGCTGTCGCCAATCTTCGCCGCGATAGCCCCGGTCAGGGCGAGCGCAAGCAGCACAACCACAAAGGTTATCGGGACGCGGAGACCTTCTGGCGGCAGCAAGATCGAGAGAAATGGAAGAATCCCGCCAACCGTAAACGCAAGGGCAGAGGCCCCAGCCGCGTGCCAGGGGCTCACGACATCCGATTCGTTGATGTTGAGCTCCGCCGAAAGGTGAGCTTCAAGTGCGTTATGCGCAGTCAGCTCCCGGGCGACGGCTTGTGCTGTTTCGGGCGAGAGGCCTTTTGCTTCGTAGATACCAGTAAGCTCAGCAAGTTCTTCCTCTGGCATATCGCGGAGCTCTTGACGCTCTTTTTCGATGAGCGCCCGCTCGCTGTCACTCTGGCTGCTCACCGAAACGTATTCGCCGAGCGCCATCGAGATTGCCCCGCCAACGAGCCCGGCGACCCCTGCGGTGATGATCGGCCCAGATGCCGTTGTCGCGCCCGCAACGCCAACAACAATCGCAGCGACCGAGACGATACCGTCGTTTGCCCCGAGCACGCCGGCGCGGAGCCAGTTGAGTCGCTGGGCGATTCCTTCCCTGTGGGGTTCGTGCGGATGCTGCGACGCGTTCACGGTTTCAGTCGACATGGCTCCAGCAAAGCACGCAAGTCACTCAGAGTCCAGTGACACTGGCGAGTCAGCGACCAAGGTAGGTGTTCGTGACCTCGAACACAAACGCGTGGTTTCGCTGGGTCTCGCCGGCGGCATCCGTTGTAAACCCAATGGAGTAATTGCCCGTTCTGGCAGCATGAGCGAGACGAGAGGTTTCTGTCGAGTCAAGCGACGCGGCAAAA from Lysinibacter cavernae harbors:
- a CDS encoding sugar phosphate isomerase/epimerase family protein; translated protein: MVQPVTSLQLYTLREALEHDLAATIARVAEIGFTAVEPYRFVDRADEFAAALTQHSLNAPSGHAPLLSENQNDIFEAAAKLGIGTVIDPFVPEEQWTTRSGIEQIAAGLNAAAAVGATHGISVGYHNHWWEVETIVDDRRSIEVLTDFLDPSVVLEIDTYWAQVAGADVPQLLRDLGSRVTFIHIKDGPATREPKDQVALGQGVLPLHEILAAAGSLTAQVVELDDTRGDMFTAVADSYAYLNQIGVK
- a CDS encoding ROK family transcriptional regulator gives rise to the protein MLTQVGISPSQSGAGDLLHTMHDGIARTKAEIISLTGLARSTVTARIEQLLELGLLREHTTGVSTGGRPPVQYLFNEQAGVIIGVELGATHGIVALTNLAHTTLGTERTAINIADGPETVLDWVLASIASLLGASGVDPASLMGIGIGVPGPVEFSSGRPFSPPIMPGWDRFDIPTYLQRTFDVPVLVDNDVNILALGEHATEWTHASDFIYVKVATGIGAGIIVGGQLQRGAQGSAGDIGHVPVPYSADSLREPTDERDLEGIASGTAIAEHLTRNGVPARNSKDVVELVRANSPEAIAATRQAGRELGETLSWIVSLLNPSVIAIGGSISHAGEHLLAGVREVVYKRSTPLATQRLTIVQANTGELAGAVGATILVTQRILSPEYVDSLVAQLS
- a CDS encoding sigma-70 family RNA polymerase sigma factor, with the protein product MTDQGNADERKQRAEPGGNTPADFVDDAALLAAYRDGDSSALETLYERLYGMAVAHARRYATHGLEAEDIVSEAFAKVINAIHGGKGPTASLWWYLVTAMKSVALRPNADAAQSVAVEPDTLEFLSVPQDVPLGDAVMHPAVVDAFNHLPKRWQEVIWYREIEGLSLNEVGEALGMNRNAVGALLNRARTGLRTGYLSALASDNAPEECRPFTAMLPAYVANDLNEPLKRRGLEAHLERCEVCTTNRAELSNATTRLSGAIIAGVPALFVLPHASLVASGTEAAGSIFGHGAVSARAIGWSVASFAAAATMVTAIVLTSGNAGADPSVWQDETSSVPSVTTVVRQSEQSTPPGQQGDGTPTESRGERASAPVAGEPDRLMLWEAPTSGGVCKMFFEPAHDGAMAFFEQTTTGTGACSVEVSRPGGFAVTLDSSAGLQLVHASTAAEYRFAVTTDVAEAETFVFRTVESDLN
- a CDS encoding Ig-like domain-containing protein — encoded protein: MALAMGLIGVLLGSSVGTGLQTANAAVGAVSDFGVSVSFDGTGPFDADDAAGHDSSANNGIVRSNDQVEYLLASSYSAKGDISYSSTLPVGMEWDSTATAASVCNVAGSLSADKRTWTCVRNVDTGTESFKVRAWVTSAGNGSVVAPVFAAAALSTTAPGVTVSAEAKTEMRVFGSSATYPVTHLGQPGVRQDIHVLVGATLPAAGNFKGYEATQTSFSFRVSVPEGAIPTNGYVTRGAGTVSVTQPGGPGNDLVVTVAGTRGDFMEVVTAPETSADYRTSVQPVITVWTPFDPTVPVNETVSLWNIVSGFDPVSTSGASNFGDGYAPGQNPDYVCPANTSYAAQLACLRQPILRTETSDLRGTNGGAWANRGTYLFGDRHGYTQGEEILVPGQLFDALAGMRNAPSAGAAVHNSWGVMTWDPALFTLDSTPKGMFAGYRGTIDALYNHAATVYVAAADQRIEYTDHAFADDSERKTTDPASVRWVSDPAQLVGGFSSVSGIRYTYLSDLEPNTAVGLVAPLRRSDSAVSRSLLKGANVPWFWQFGSDETPRTDSNYNGQSVSVTGGSVRAADALIRSTAVWESASSAPGQVSTLTVTPIVVGPVGSMTAGVARDTTIRVTMSSVCAEPVWDAVVELPGYASHVPGDAGADGIACTPDDGTPASILFNLGDVTAPSGAAGPGIFQGHATALPAIAIPVLQSVQTPSGTIHTATTVVRSSSDMSVESYENTTGATASQKAQDRTEVSTIVVNGVAAFEGSKTAVTRVPGFADPDEEMKYVISWGNGTSDPVGVGTFVDLLPYNGDSRGTTGLPASGFTVIEASASTANPAVMGGVRVEFTTEPSEQIATELARTNNSDGATGVSWQMGEIPSNATALRFVTDRPISPGYTGSATITLKASGLAVGGSLMNDMYGKTAPVNGDENSVKRIIAAAKVTLASSAGAIMGSVFEDTDYDGVLTVSDPTFASGAMSLRLSSPLATYLLDISALGTFEVPAMVPGEYTASIVAPGWDWVSPDTITAELGVELTGLDILFRKAIASPVAVNDEGSVSRGSTVVVDAKANDTWTSPPVVGTETTAGITTPAAYGAATMDASGSVTYVASAAWPAAFAGQRVYTDTLAYTVTNYLGVTAEATVTITVFALPEAMADTATIPANTATAVDVLANDSGSGIALSGTPSSSEPGVSITYRGDELSVDARGYEWAADETELTVDVSYEIRDSFGKLSGTVATVTVVRAPVVSDDADEVPSGGTVTFAPDILNPSTVAADGCVVSSQPAAGTVILDPKGHAVFDAAGVDAGTYTFELTVTDSFGQQTTATYTVTVYAGLAGVDDAFTVASTFETVIDPLANDDGEGLTLTSLAGNAILDRGIVTYVPDPNRSWGDGEQSYEDLVTYVVTDGRGLTATQTITLTVIRAPQGLDRHLTVTPDVERIAFDPIGEAKGTNIQMLEDSSLHAEPAHGTVTFENGFATYVPTPGFAGEDSFTVELRDALGQTAIVTYSVTVEAKLPITPPTASEQPGPGHEHTTEPSADSSAPTAPETQKGLAVTGSEEPILGWSLLFVCVGGLLLIARRVVRLPEKGKRPTE
- a CDS encoding VIT1/CCC1 transporter family protein translates to MSTETVNASQHPHEPHREGIAQRLNWLRAGVLGANDGIVSVAAIVVGVAGATTASGPIITAGVAGLVGGAISMALGEYVSVSSQSDSERALIEKERQELRDMPEEELAELTGIYEAKGLSPETAQAVARELTAHNALEAHLSAELNINESDVVSPWHAAGASALAFTVGGILPFLSILLPPEGLRVPITFVVVLLALALTGAIAAKIGDSPAHKSVLRVVIGGAIALGATFAIGSLLGTSGAV